In one Novosphingopyxis iocasae genomic region, the following are encoded:
- a CDS encoding sterol desaturase family protein — MVRSEKEPPRPFARPRCMDAPPKQSTARPGIAAIAGGVLIGAAAIGILWAERAQPLRQPTRPRTRRTIVNLALGAMSMAAVNRIEAPMTQPLARAAERKRRGLVQLLPGPAWLRDAAAVLLMDYTVYLWHVATHRVPFLWRFHLVHHDDLDLDASTAIRFHAVDMAISAPYRGAQVALIGTSPRALQIWQGWFFFSVLFHHSNLRLPERIERVLARFVTTPRMHGIHHSAVKAETDSNWSSGFAFWDHLHGTFRLDVPQEAIAIGVPAYRDPDELGFRDSLALPFVEQRDAWVGAVRADDARRR; from the coding sequence ATGGTGCGGTCCGAGAAGGAACCGCCGCGCCCGTTCGCGCGTCCCCGCTGCATGGACGCACCGCCCAAGCAAAGCACCGCACGCCCCGGCATCGCGGCGATCGCGGGCGGCGTGCTGATCGGCGCGGCGGCGATCGGCATCCTGTGGGCCGAACGCGCCCAGCCGCTGCGCCAGCCCACCCGTCCGCGCACGCGCCGCACGATCGTCAATCTGGCGCTCGGCGCGATGAGCATGGCGGCAGTGAACCGGATCGAAGCGCCGATGACGCAGCCGCTGGCGCGCGCAGCGGAGCGCAAGCGCCGCGGCCTCGTCCAGCTTCTGCCCGGCCCCGCCTGGCTGCGCGACGCGGCGGCGGTGCTGTTGATGGATTACACGGTGTATCTCTGGCACGTCGCGACGCATCGCGTGCCGTTCCTGTGGCGCTTCCACCTCGTCCATCATGACGATCTGGATCTCGACGCGAGCACCGCGATCCGTTTCCACGCCGTCGATATGGCGATCAGCGCGCCCTATCGCGGGGCCCAGGTAGCGCTGATCGGCACCTCGCCCCGCGCGCTGCAGATCTGGCAAGGCTGGTTCTTCTTCTCCGTGCTGTTCCACCACAGCAATTTGCGCCTGCCGGAGCGGATCGAGCGCGTACTGGCGCGCTTCGTCACCACGCCGCGCATGCACGGCATCCATCATTCCGCGGTGAAGGCGGAGACCGACAGCAACTGGTCCAGCGGATTTGCCTTCTGGGACCATCTGCACGGCACCTTTCGGCTGGATGTGCCGCAGGAGGCAATCGCGATCGGCGTTCCAGCCTACCGCGACCCGGACGAGCTGGGCTTTCGCGATTCGCTGGCGCTGCCGTTCGTGGAGCAGCGGGATGCCTGGGTAGGGGCTGTTCGGGCGGATGATGCGCGCAGGCGATAG
- a CDS encoding nitroreductase, whose product MTDLPAAFETIAKSRRSVRAFKPDPIPQELLEHIFRIAGTAPSNCNAQPWITHVVSGDRLRQIEEKLIAAVRAGDADPDAGHREDPYVGIYKERRIGAAVALFEATGVGRHDKEAREESFLRNYRFFDAPHAAWFFMPPAFGLHGAADIGMYAQTLMLALAANGMGSCAQGALGHYSNVVKRELGVDEGLACTFGLSFGYPDEDHPSTKAITDRAPLGDLVHFHG is encoded by the coding sequence ATGACCGATCTTCCCGCCGCCTTCGAAACCATCGCCAAATCCCGTCGCTCGGTGCGTGCGTTCAAGCCCGACCCGATCCCGCAGGAACTGCTGGAACACATCTTCCGCATTGCCGGCACCGCGCCCAGCAATTGCAACGCGCAGCCCTGGATCACCCATGTCGTCTCCGGCGATCGGCTCCGCCAGATCGAGGAAAAGCTGATCGCCGCCGTGCGCGCGGGCGATGCCGATCCGGACGCCGGGCACCGCGAGGACCCCTATGTCGGCATCTACAAGGAAAGGCGGATCGGCGCGGCGGTGGCGCTGTTCGAGGCGACGGGCGTCGGCCGTCACGACAAGGAAGCGCGCGAGGAAAGCTTCCTGCGCAATTATCGCTTCTTCGATGCGCCGCACGCCGCCTGGTTCTTCATGCCGCCGGCCTTCGGACTGCACGGCGCGGCGGATATCGGCATGTATGCGCAGACGCTGATGCTGGCGCTTGCGGCGAACGGCATGGGCAGCTGCGCGCAAGGGGCGCTCGGCCATTATTCCAATGTGGTGAAGCGCGAACTGGGCGTGGACGAAGGGCTAGCCTGCACCTTCGGCCTGAGCTTCGGTTATCCCGACGAGGACCATCCGAGCACCAAGGCGATCACCGACCGCGCGCCGCTGGGCGATCTGGTGCACTTCCACGGTTAG